AAGCCGTACCCAGCAacgcgggtattcatctagtatatatatatatatatatatagtatactTACAGGGGGTATAAGTCCCCCATCGGGAGCCCGGACCCCCCCTTTTTATACCATTTTGAGCATACGGCCACCGGAGATCGGGGGACCTAAGGTAAATACGAATTTGAAAGCGGGAGAAGGGAGAAGGGAGGTAATCATTGCGTTACTATAAGCAAGACATCATAAAGTGTACTGTCTCCCTTTACTAGGATTAAAAATATCTGCCGTTTGAGATTTAATTTAAATTGAAGTTTGTAGTCAATATGTACATTATGTAAAAAAGGGAATTTATGGACCCCACACCTTTTTATTCCAAATCTCAAAAACAATTGagttatattttaaaaaaaatcagggtTAAGCTTCTTAACCTACAATCTAAAGAACTAATCCAAAACAAATCTGTTTGAGTCCTCATTCGGTGCAAGATTAAAAATTTCTAAGATATACGGCTTGATTTTGCTGTGACCCTGCAACCGGGAAAATGGCGTCCAACTGATTCAGATGTATGCGGTAAGTCATTTTTGCtttctttgatttgttctttatctaACTTATTTATCAAGTATTATTTCTTTCTTGTACTACTATTTGACTTGTTGTCAATTGTGTGCTTTGCTGGGAAGAATGGTAATAACATAACATAGGGTTACAAAGATTTACTTGAAGTTACAGCAAGTACTGAGTAGCGAACTTGCATGCGCACGTGTTTCCAGAAATCGGGAACTCGACTCGAAACTTTTGAACATATTAAACCATTTTTCTGACACTAGTGCATATATTTTGTTGACAAATAGTATCATTTAGTAATTCTACATCGAAACATGTGCTTGGTATTTCGGATAACAGACTCGTCTGAGGTGTCAGCTTTTGAGTGGAGAAATTGAAACTCGCTGCGAGATCGCGAGCTCTTCCGTCGTTTCGAACTTTTGCACTTTGTGGCTGGTTTTTCTGTGACATCATGTATGGACTTCGAGATTTTAATATAgatctatatatatttattaacaacaacagaacGTTAAACAGCTTGTTGTTACTTTTTAAGGAAacgaagaagaaataaaaacgtaAATAAAACTTATATAGTTAtactgtgagtgtgactgtcAGAAGCGAAACTGACTGAAATCAACATCGGGTCGTGTCCGaacagattttcttaaaaaaagaaaacagagaagtttgagttgctgacgaccgtttcctcaagcaaactgcttcgatttcatgtttgacattgtcgatggtgtccaccagttctggtgcatgttttaatgcaaaaaagagttagtttctgagcaagcatttctttacagcagtccctgcaatgatgaaggccctccgagaaagagagtgaaaaatcggccaccgttctcagcatcgcgtatctgtgtgtaacctttttcattgacaagatactcttgtttccctgcagccttgaccagtgagtcggttacctaatctgtgaacccttcagttgtgttgctttgtcaaaagttagacacagtcaactagttttgctctgagtgaacagtgcagctggcctcaattagccggtgacacctctctggccacagcaccaaacagtacatggctggggggagagagagagggggggggggggtagctggctaaactcagtggggtgtctggtgtcactgaagtcagcaggaagagcattggagagaaatagagaggtgtacttggaataaaggccgtgaaaggtgaatgctcgccctaataggcttgaggtttgctgaccgatgtgaatgcgtgatatattgtgtaaaaaattccatctcacacggcagaaattaatatgtaaatcgccgtgagctcttgtgagaaacggcgattaataaatgtccattattattattattactcttccaaacaatttccaaggatcagttgtcagggcttagggtagtcagtgagggagagtgagagcggtttgtgtacagtccgacagaagagtgaaaagtcactgccacaagatcggcatgcagtcaataaagccagacaagaagaatgattatgacatgcggctctatctgctgtttttttttattcaaactggttttcaacgcttattctcacaaagcatctgcacacctgcctctgcctctgtgctgtgtttgtgtggctgctttcgtatgatgtcagtgcatggtgagtgcgttcactgccttgtcaccacttccctacctttttcagaatgttttcttggagttggataattctttgaatttgcgattttccaacatcaagactttttgcaatcgcgatggcagtttctccctttttgtgtttgttcacaacattcactcgattttcgcgagttaaatattttcttttctttgtagacgtcatgtcgatctccactgctcttctgtccaaagactgtctattctgactgaattgaacggtgtgtgttggtctcgtgagtttgttttctcgatgattggtttgtgatgtttactcagcccacccaaccatcacacctctcagcggttaattagtgcctttgcttacgcaagacggttataactggttatagcggggtggtcgctacactggtgacaactatataaggaaacacatcggttaaaaaaaaaaggtcgttgtggcggggtagtcctCAGAGAGAGGGGTCGttgtgaggggttccactgtattattattattattagatgTATTAGCAGTGAGATTTTGTCATTTGAATTGTGCTATTTTTCCACTCTCAGTAACCATCTGTTTCTTGTTCCAGACACCCACATAGAGGATGCAGGTGACTCCAGCCCCGAGGTGGAGTTTGTTCCGCGCTACGATCGGATCGCAGGCTCTCGTGACAACTACAATGTGTTCACTTCCAACTTGCCAGGTGCTCAGAACGTGACCATTCGGCCAGCCAGTAGCGACAAAACCCCTGCTGCTACGGCGGGGGCCCGAACCGTGTCGCAGTCACAGAGAGACAGCGTTGGCGCCACTTTGCCCAGAGCCGGTGCACTGACTGTTACTGGACTCAATCAGGTGAGAGtgaagggaggggtgggggtgaaaGAAAAGCAGGGTCTCAGAGAGGGGCATTGTTAGCGCAACTTTGTTCCGGAGCTGGTGCAGTCGACTTGATTATGTAAGGAAGAAGTGAAGAGAGAAATGGGGGAagttggggggggaggggggaaggggagaAAGGCAGGCATGcctacagacagaaagagagggtgGTGCCCCCAACAATGTATGCAATTTTTGTGAATTAGAACAAGATACAGTTTATCATTATTTGTGGCAATGTGAACATGTCCAGGTTTTTTGGACGGAATTTGAAAAATGTCTGAAAGAAAAATGTTATAACTGTGACAGACTCAGACTTACACCAACACTGGTACTATTGAACCATGAAAACCACATGAAAACAGACGCTGCGCTGGTTTTGATTATATTTTATTAATATACTGTATCGTACCTTTCAAATGCCTGAGCCACCTGATTATACTGTAGGTAGTTTTTGCTCCTCTGCGCATTACATTGTGCAGTATCACAGTATTGTGTCATGCATTATATCCGCAGGGCATTAGCAGAGACTAAAATATGTTAGTTGAAAAAAATGTCCAGTCTGTTGTTTATTTTAAGGCATGTTCATGTTCTTTTGTGATGTTGCAGCATACACAGCAGTTTATTATTAATCAAATCCTGCTGATATCAtaattgaccaaccaacaaatgTTACTGGTATAAAAAGTACCAATCAACATAATCTCACTCCGATTGTCCTGTTACATACAGCTTGTTATTAGAGCTTTGACAAATTGTTCTGTTTCGAAATTTTTGTTCAGCTCATTCCAAAAGACAGTACCAAAAGAGTACAGTGAAAACCCCCTCTaaaaatttgagaaaatcaggtcttaaaaaggagggagtcttaaaatgggggtaattttacagaggttatgaacagaaagtctgaaaaaacaaggtcttaaaaaggagggagtcttgaattgggggtgtcttaaaaggggtggttccactgtatcaatgTTGTTACGATGCTGCGTTACAGGCAGGGCGTAACGGCACCACACCGGCGCCAGAGATTGGAGCCTTCAGCGGTGTGCAGTACAGGGCTCCTGCCCCCGGCCCCACCCTTCGCTGGGAGAACCCTCACTCTGACCCCTACAGTGTGCTCAATGTCTTCTCCGGGAACCAACGATATGTCAAAGGTACGCCAGTCACAAAATCACATCAAGTTCAAAACAAGTTGAATCATCGGTTTCAGTTGTGACATGCTTGTCATcattgtgacacacacacaagcagggacttcttcttcgttcattggctgaaaatcccacgttcacttatgatcatgcacgtaaaagtgcatgatcgtttttaccctgccattcaggcagtcatacgccacTTTTGGGGGAATGCAGGAGACAGTCATGTCCGGAgtcttttttcttctcccaGAGACTTTTGTCAGAAGTTAGCCAGTTTCCCTGATCTGCTTCGTGTGAATATGTCCCAGAATATTTTGAAGAAATCACCAATCTTcagttttttgtattgcaaaaaaaaaaaaaaaaaggaacgagataagaaaagctaAATTGTCTGGCGTTCCAGTCAGTAAATGTTCACATGTGGAatttgggggcccggtagctcatttggtagagcactggacttgtgatcctagggtcgcaggTTGGAATCCGGGCTGGggcggacacaggtcaactttatgtgcagactcagagacggtgtccatgttccacccccgtgtcaccactgtggcacgtaaaagacctcgctCGTTCTGCcacaagtgcaggtggctgattacacctaaacatgcacacacctgggtagcgcgactctgttgctgctagctttccactgggaggaactgacctgaatttcccagtgatgggacaataaagtaatgaaaatggaaATGAATATTTCCACCACCTTTTGTTCCAGCCCCAGGACGCCCCGACAGACAGAGCGCCCGAGACAGGGACACTCACCCTCAGTCCAACAGCACACAGCTCAAGGATCCTAAAATGACCTCCCAGCAGGTCGTCTTTGGCCAGACGCTCGAAGGTCACCCCATGATAACCCGCACGACTTACACGCGTGTGGAAGCTACGCTGCAAGATCGTAGCCAGGCGTCACAGCCGTCTGCATCAGGCAGGGCAAGAGCCACGAGGTAAGGGGTTTGAATCTTGTTGGGGAGGAGGTAtgagagtacagtggaaccccccttttaagacctccaaaattgCGAGAAAATCTgatcttgaaaaggagggagtcttaaaatggaggtaaatgtactGAGGTCATGcaaagaaagtctgaaaaaggagggagtcttaaaatggaggtaaatgtactGAGGTCATGcaaagaaagtctgaaaaaggaggaagtcttaaatcgggggtcttaaaaggggggggggggtgtcggggTCCACTGTagtggtgatgatgatagtcTAGAGCCActatttctctccctctctctctccatttgcCTTTGTGACTGTCTTCTGTCTTTATAGTTGTCCCTCTGTGTGCATTTGTACACACATTCCTTTGCTTACCTAACTACAGAACTGTGCACTTGTTTTAGCCGTCAAGACAGCTTCTGTAATAGTGCTGACGTGTCCtctcaatatgaggcttatatcgcgcgtattccatgGGTATAGTTCTAAGctcagggattttttattttttttattttaattttatgcaatttatatcgcgcacatattcaaggcgcagggatttatttatgccgtgtgagatggattttttgagtcacttgagaaaaagtgactctatgtaatcggtcagtgttagtctgtccggccggccggccggccggccgtagacaccaccttaacgttggacttttctcggaaactatcaaagcgatcgggctcatattttgtttagtcgtgacctccaatgacctctacactttaacgatggtttcgttgacctttgacctttttcaaggtcacaggtcagcgtcaaaggaaaaattagacattttatatctttgacaaagttcatcggatgtgattgaaactttgtaggattattctttacatcaaagtatttacatctgtagccttttacgaacgttatcagaaaaacaagggagataactagccttttctgttcggcaacacacaacttaacgttgggcttttctcggaaactataaaagtgaccgggctcaaattttatgtgaacgtgactcattgtgttgtgaatagcaatttcttcctgtccatctgatgcctcatataatattcagaactgcgaaagtgactcgatcgagcgtttgctcttcttgtctaaACATGTTTTGCTTTCtcggtttcattctgtgttTGAGTCTGCAGTTTGACAAtatatagggggggggggggggggggggggggataaaagaGATATTTTCTGTCATCAGTCAGACTGTTTCAGTGTCAACCAGTGTCAAGTGCTTTGTGTGGTTACTCCTATTGCAACTGTGACTCATTAATGTAAATTGGTTGATTTATTAGTGATTTTACACAGAGAGCTTACATACAAAGTTTCGTACCCATGCAGTTAAAGGGGACCTCCAGTCAAAATTGTTGCCTAGTTCTTCTGCTTATCGGAATCCTCACCTTTCTAAATGTCTGTTACCAAATTTTTGCTGCACATACTGACATAGATACCGACTTTCGTTGGAGCGAATACAATGGCTTGAAAATCACATAAATTATGTTGAGAGGCTCACAAGTGGCTTCCGTGACATGGTTTACCACACCACAGAGAGACCTGCGATGTCAATTTTAGCTGTCGTGTGAGTGCACCTGCACTTCAGTTGACGCCATAGGCGCTTGCTATAACAATATGATAATCAAATAATCACTGTTAATGGTAAAATGTATGTTCTTTGGTAAATAAATTGTATTTTAGGGTCGCCCAGAATTTTGCCAAAACATCATTTTTCAGATACATACCTTTGTTATGGCTCATTTTATTCAGACATTATTCATCTTTCATGTGCTGCAATTGTATTTTGCATAAACAAATCATTGTTTGAGATAATAGCCTTTTAGTTGGGTGGGTGTGGTGCTGACAACACCCAAAATGGCGacccaaaacagtaaaaaataaCATTCAGTCACTCTCCTTCTGTACCTAATAACAAGGATTACTCCCTTGAAAACCTGAAACAATGGGCACCTCCCTATCTGCCATTCAAAATGGCCGACTAGACCGTTTACTGTGTCGCGCATGCTGTGTTCATTTTACTTTCAAGATACATTGTGTGTAGCTGTGTTGAGTGTATTTTAGGGTATTGCAGTTTGTTTTGGTAAAGACTATGCCCGGGGATAAAAAGTATGGGCCTTCAAAGCCCAAGAAACGCAAATTTTGTGGAAATAAGCACATGAAGAAGCAGACGAATCAAAACAGCGAAAGTATAGCATCGAGTGACGAAACTGTAAGTGCTGAAAGTTCAAGTTTTGGTACAACTACAAGTGAATCAGCAGATTGTACCACTCGATCGGAACAAAAACTAGAGAACCCTGCCTTGTACAAACTGATCTTTGATTGTAGTAGTGAGGAGTCTGGTAATGAGGAAGAAGATAAATCAGACAGTGAGTGGGAAGAGAGTGAGGAAACTGATGATGCACAGAATAGTTGACATCAAAATTCTAGGTGACAACATTTCAGCAAATTTAGTGTGTATAGCTTTTGCTTTCATGCTGTGCAACTGTATAAAGTAGAAAGGGTCTAGCAAGCACCTTTGCTTTCCATTGTGTCAATCAACACTGTGATAGGCAGCAAACTTTCTCTTCTTCCCCCCAGGTTCCTGTTGGCAATTCTGTTGTCAACACCGTAAATCGAAGAGCGGTGTTTGTTATGAGATGTGTAGGAGCTGACGTATCTGAACTAGAAACATTCCAGTTACACCGCACACTGACCGTTTGGTATAGCTGAGTTTGTTCGAAGATAAGAGGGTACAAGCTGCTTCGGAATTTTTCTTGTTACTCGGGGTTTctccaaccaccccccccccccccccccccaccccctttctgTGTTTTATTCTCACACAGTGTGTGCCATTCGTTcgtgctttctctctctctctctctctctctctctctctctctctctctctctctctctctctctctctctctctctctttctctctctctctctctccccccccccccccccccccatttgcaTGCATGTGCCTTGTGTTCTATCCAAGTTTGTGTGCTATTGTGTTCGTCACTACTTTATATAAAACTCGAACACATTTCGTGTCGAAAAACTACTGCTTTCTGGCAtaatttttgatttttctttctgAAGTGACGAGCTCATTCTCCCCAAACATACTGAACAAGGCGGAGCTTGGCTCCTTTTATACCAGGAGTCGCCTCTTTAAAACATGAAACCTGGCGTTTTTCAGTGCAGTGGATTTTGGTGCAGTTAAGTAGAGTTATACGGAGGTGTAGCTAGAAAATTTGATGGTCGGACAAATCGTCCTGATCAACAAAACTTTTTTCGGTCATTTGACCGTTTCCATATATTTTACGGACATTTAATGTTacaaaaactctctctttctctctcttatcaAATGagaaagcacacaaacacagctaaCCTTCAATCAGCTTCTGACTAGTAATGAACTGACAATAAAAATAAGAACAAACCAATATTGTGACACTACATAATTGttttggagaaaacaaaatgttaattgAAGGTTGTCCTACTTCCTGGGACTGTAGGTTGAGCTGTTGCATTGATAACTGAGGCAGACTAAGACAGACTGATGCTGTGTTCCAACTGAAGAACCTCTTTCGCTTGTTTTTTGGGTTGATTCTTCTCCCAAACCCGATACCGATGGTTGCGATGCCGACGCCAACAGATCGGTGGCCTCGTATTGCTCACTTCCCTGTTCATCTACCAAAACCCTACCCCTACTCCCAAAACATTCCAGAGTTCTttgatgtttctttttttaatcaggGATTCAATGGAG
The nucleotide sequence above comes from Littorina saxatilis isolate snail1 unplaced genomic scaffold, US_GU_Lsax_2.0 scaffold_183, whole genome shotgun sequence. Encoded proteins:
- the LOC138955824 gene encoding uncharacterized protein, which gives rise to MQDFQESFTENIRLDFAVTLQPGKWRPTDSDVCDTHIEDAGDSSPEVEFVPRYDRIAGSRDNYNVFTSNLPGAQNVTIRPASSDKTPAATAGARTVSQSQRDSVGATLPRAGALTVTGLNQAGRNGTTPAPEIGAFSGVQYRAPAPGPTLRWENPHSDPYSVLNVFSGNQRYVKAPGRPDRQSARDRDTHPQSNSTQLKDPKMTSQQVVFGQTLEGHPMITRTTYTRVEATLQDRSQASQPSASGRARATRTNSRM